In Roseomonas marmotae, a single window of DNA contains:
- the spt gene encoding serine palmitoyltransferase: MSVLAKYRKLREARDAVASAGRDPFGVVFDRVVSATEALLGGRRVLLLGTNNYLGLTFDESCIAAGVEALQHEGTGTTGSRIANGSYGGHSGLERRLAAFLKRRSAMVFSTGYQANLGTMAALAGPKDHLLLDADSHASIYDGAKLAGAQVTRFRHNDPEDLRRRLRLLASQPGEKLVVVEGIYSMLGDTAPLRDFVEVKREAGAWMLVDEAHSLGVLGENGRGLAEAEGCEDGVDYVVGTFSKSLGAVGGFCASDVEDFDLLRLTSRPYMFTASLPPSVIASVTRAIEVMESQPLRRVRLQRNARQFHEGLLAAGFSLGPVASPIASIRCPDQEVAILFWNRLLDEGVYVNLALGQATPEGKPLLRTSICADHTPEQIDHALATIRAIGQALGMVGDIAVNSAAE; encoded by the coding sequence ATGCGGTGGCCTCCGCGGGACGCGACCCCTTCGGCGTGGTCTTCGACCGGGTCGTCTCGGCGACCGAGGCGCTGCTCGGTGGCCGCCGCGTGCTGCTCCTCGGCACCAACAACTATCTCGGCCTGACCTTCGATGAGAGCTGCATCGCCGCCGGCGTCGAGGCTTTGCAGCATGAGGGCACCGGCACCACCGGCTCCAGGATAGCCAACGGCTCCTATGGCGGGCATTCGGGGCTGGAGCGGCGGCTGGCCGCCTTCCTCAAGCGCCGCTCCGCCATGGTCTTCTCCACCGGCTATCAGGCGAACCTGGGCACGATGGCGGCGCTGGCGGGGCCGAAGGACCACCTGCTGCTGGACGCCGACAGCCATGCCAGCATCTATGACGGCGCCAAGCTGGCCGGCGCGCAGGTGACGCGCTTCCGCCACAACGACCCCGAGGACCTGCGCCGCCGCCTGCGCCTGCTGGCCAGCCAGCCTGGCGAGAAGCTGGTGGTGGTCGAGGGCATCTATTCCATGCTGGGCGACACCGCCCCGCTCCGCGACTTCGTCGAGGTCAAGCGCGAGGCCGGCGCCTGGATGCTGGTGGATGAGGCGCATTCGCTGGGCGTGCTGGGCGAGAATGGCCGCGGCCTGGCCGAGGCCGAGGGCTGCGAGGACGGTGTGGACTATGTCGTCGGCACCTTCAGCAAGAGCCTGGGCGCCGTGGGCGGCTTCTGCGCTTCGGATGTCGAGGATTTCGACCTGCTGCGCCTGACCTCGCGGCCCTACATGTTCACGGCCTCGCTGCCGCCCTCCGTCATCGCGTCCGTGACACGGGCGATCGAGGTGATGGAAAGCCAGCCGCTGCGCCGGGTGCGGCTGCAGCGCAACGCCCGCCAGTTCCACGAGGGCCTGCTGGCGGCGGGCTTCAGCCTCGGCCCGGTGGCCAGCCCCATCGCCTCCATCCGCTGCCCGGACCAGGAGGTGGCGATCCTCTTCTGGAACCGGCTGCTGGACGAAGGGGTCTATGTCAACCTGGCGCTGGGTCAGGCGACGCCGGAAGGCAAGCCGCTGCTGCGCACCAGCATCTGCGCCGATCATACGCCGGAGCAGATCGACCATGCCCTGGCGACCATCCGTGCCATCGGCCAGGCGCTGGGCATGGTGGGCGACATCGCCGTCAACTCCGCCGCCGAGTAG